In a genomic window of Candidatus Dormiibacterota bacterium:
- a CDS encoding biotin/lipoyl-containing protein, whose translation MPDTVPVTLPTMGESVTEGTIVEWRRKPGEAVTEGEVLADVTTDKVDVEVPAPASGVLVRVLVEAGSSAAVGAVIGEIAAGATAGAPAPAPAPAPGGDGRAPASATPPPPAPAPAPAPKPAARGRGRAAVPSGNGTEPAAPAEGVDVTLPPMGESVTEGTVSRWLKQVGDPVTRDEPLVEVTTDKVDVEVPAPATGRLAEIRAQPGASVQVGGVLGVVAAGAAAETEEPAPAPSPEPRAAAAPAPAPAPVAAAGGDGDGAVAEPPAPPVAPTSPHRPDPAASPLARRAAAIQGVDLATVRGSGPAGLVRGGDVTAAASA comes from the coding sequence ATGCCTGACACCGTGCCGGTGACCCTGCCCACGATGGGCGAGTCGGTCACCGAGGGAACCATCGTCGAGTGGCGACGGAAGCCCGGAGAGGCGGTCACCGAGGGTGAGGTCCTCGCCGACGTGACCACCGACAAGGTGGACGTGGAGGTGCCCGCGCCGGCCAGCGGGGTGCTCGTCCGCGTCCTCGTCGAGGCCGGGTCGTCCGCCGCCGTGGGCGCGGTGATCGGCGAGATCGCCGCCGGCGCCACCGCCGGTGCCCCCGCCCCCGCCCCCGCCCCCGCCCCGGGCGGCGACGGGCGGGCGCCCGCGTCCGCGACCCCGCCTCCGCCCGCACCAGCGCCCGCACCCGCACCGAAGCCGGCCGCGCGCGGCCGCGGGCGCGCCGCCGTCCCCTCGGGGAACGGCACCGAGCCCGCCGCCCCCGCCGAGGGCGTCGACGTCACCCTGCCCCCGATGGGCGAGTCGGTGACCGAGGGCACCGTCAGCCGCTGGCTGAAGCAGGTCGGCGACCCGGTCACCCGCGACGAGCCGCTGGTGGAGGTGACCACCGACAAGGTCGACGTCGAGGTCCCCGCCCCGGCCACCGGGCGCCTCGCCGAGATCCGCGCCCAGCCCGGTGCCTCGGTCCAGGTGGGCGGCGTGCTCGGCGTGGTCGCCGCCGGTGCCGCCGCCGAGACCGAGGAGCCCGCGCCCGCGCCCTCGCCCGAGCCCCGCGCCGCGGCCGCCCCCGCCCCCGCCCCCGCGCCGGTGGCCGCCGCCGGCGGGGACGGGGACGGCGCCGTGGCCGAGCCCCCCGCACCCCCGGTGGCACCGACCTCGCCGCACCGGCCCGACCCGGCCGCCTCGCCGCTGGCCCGGCGCGCCGCCGCCATCCAGGGCGTCGACCTCGCCACGGTGCGGGGCAGCGGTCCCGCCGGGCTGGTCCGCGGCGGCGACGTCACCGCGGCCGCCTCGGC